One genomic window of Brevundimonas vesicularis includes the following:
- a CDS encoding YbjN domain-containing protein — translation MRPLAFAPASMAALAFAVSPLTAGGAFAQTGPAAASRGLTPGEVGTWITGLGGRVGPVQTENGLTFFTVTNAGLTWAVFFYGCEASGCGEVQFSAVVPGAGATLDKVNAWNRDNRYLKAFHTAAETPTATVQYDIVVLSGEGVAQLADPLTVWLQLLPKFAGQMGYVAP, via the coding sequence ATGCGCCCCCTCGCCTTCGCCCCCGCCTCAATGGCCGCTCTGGCCTTCGCCGTTTCGCCGCTGACGGCGGGAGGAGCGTTCGCCCAGACGGGGCCGGCTGCGGCCAGTCGCGGTCTGACGCCGGGCGAGGTCGGGACGTGGATCACCGGGCTGGGCGGGCGCGTCGGGCCGGTGCAGACCGAGAACGGCCTGACCTTCTTCACCGTGACCAATGCGGGCCTAACCTGGGCTGTCTTCTTCTATGGCTGCGAGGCGTCTGGCTGCGGCGAGGTTCAGTTCAGCGCGGTGGTGCCGGGCGCCGGGGCCACGCTGGACAAGGTGAACGCCTGGAACCGCGACAACCGCTATCTGAAAGCCTTCCATACTGCGGCCGAAACGCCGACGGCGACGGTGCAGTACGATATCGTCGTGCTGTCGGGCGAAGGCGTGGCGCAACTGGCGGACCCGCTGACGGTCTGGCTGCAACTGCTGCCGAAGTTTGCGGGCCAGATGGGGTATGTGGCGCCGTAA